The Agarilytica rhodophyticola genome has a window encoding:
- a CDS encoding DUF2924 domain-containing protein, translating to MPITETPPSTLTQIMQFESMTMKELLVMWQKFNPTPPPVRARSYIERRLAYALQVNALTAEDKKIVAKNTQRIREISQTYAPNKSKNKQGTYIPVPGTILKRLYNDVEYEVIVLSDGQFEFQKRLYKSLSKIAKEITGTHWSGPTFFGLRKPNTPSKKKK from the coding sequence ATGCCGATAACAGAAACACCCCCTTCTACACTGACGCAGATCATGCAGTTTGAAAGTATGACAATGAAAGAACTGTTAGTCATGTGGCAGAAATTCAACCCGACACCACCCCCAGTGCGAGCACGAAGCTATATTGAACGACGTCTGGCTTATGCATTACAAGTTAACGCGTTAACTGCTGAAGATAAGAAAATAGTCGCTAAAAATACACAACGTATCAGGGAGATTAGCCAAACATACGCACCCAACAAAAGCAAAAATAAACAAGGCACCTATATTCCAGTACCGGGCACCATTTTGAAGCGGCTTTACAACGATGTGGAATACGAAGTGATTGTTCTATCAGATGGACAGTTTGAATTTCAAAAACGTCTTTACAAAAGTTTATCCAAAATTGCGAAAGAGATTACCGGTACACATTGGTCTGGGCCTACGTTTTTTGGTTTGCGTAAGCCTAACACCCCATCGAAAAAGAAAAAGTGA
- a CDS encoding recombinase family protein — MSKHVIPKRRCAVYTRKSHEEGLDQDYNSIDAQKDAGHAYIAAHRSEGWISVNDDYDDAAYSGGTLERPALKRLMKDIEENKIDTVVVYKIDRLTRSLHDFSQLVAIFERMNVSFVSVTQEFNTTSSMGRLMLNILLSFAQFEREVTAERIRDKVASSKRKGLWMGGIPPLGYDVKDRLLVVNSNEAKTVRHIFSRFLEIGSATQLVKELRLDGITTKSWTTKDNKHRPGKLIDKGFIYKLFQNRTYLGEIGHKGQWYEGKHDAIIDKTLWEAVHKKLADSYKAKGNNTRAKVPFLLKGLLFDAEGRALTTSFANSRHKNGKRYRYYLSIRDAKEGAGTSDLTRFPASELETAVTTQVMTLLKSSEIVKEVTTIAQVHDDELDEAMVAVALTKMTTLWEQLFPDEQARLIHLMIEKIIITPNAMDLRLRKNGLEQLAQEITPKTSKKKVVNG; from the coding sequence ATGAGCAAACATGTTATACCTAAACGCCGATGTGCTGTCTATACACGAAAATCCCACGAAGAAGGACTCGACCAAGATTACAACTCTATTGATGCTCAAAAAGATGCCGGACACGCGTATATTGCTGCGCACAGAAGTGAAGGCTGGATTTCAGTGAACGATGACTATGATGATGCCGCCTATTCTGGTGGGACACTGGAACGCCCTGCCCTAAAACGCTTAATGAAAGATATTGAAGAAAATAAAATTGATACGGTAGTGGTATATAAAATAGATCGCCTGACCAGAAGCCTCCATGACTTTTCGCAGCTTGTGGCGATATTTGAGCGCATGAACGTATCCTTTGTTTCTGTGACGCAGGAATTTAACACGACTAGCTCCATGGGGCGTCTAATGTTAAATATCTTATTATCCTTTGCGCAATTTGAGCGTGAGGTCACGGCAGAGCGCATACGAGATAAAGTGGCCTCGAGTAAAAGAAAAGGCTTATGGATGGGAGGTATTCCACCGCTCGGCTATGACGTTAAAGATAGGCTATTAGTGGTTAACAGCAATGAGGCTAAGACAGTCCGCCACATATTTTCTCGCTTTTTAGAGATAGGATCAGCCACACAACTGGTAAAAGAATTACGCCTCGATGGGATAACAACAAAATCGTGGACAACGAAGGATAATAAACACCGTCCTGGGAAACTCATCGATAAAGGCTTTATTTACAAGCTTTTTCAGAATCGAACGTACTTGGGTGAGATTGGACACAAGGGCCAATGGTATGAAGGTAAGCACGATGCCATTATCGATAAGACACTCTGGGAAGCCGTCCATAAAAAGCTCGCCGACAGCTATAAGGCCAAAGGTAACAATACGCGTGCTAAGGTTCCCTTTTTGTTAAAGGGATTGCTATTTGATGCAGAAGGTCGTGCCCTCACTACTTCATTTGCCAATAGTCGGCACAAAAATGGTAAACGCTATCGTTATTATCTCAGTATACGTGACGCGAAAGAAGGGGCTGGCACTTCCGATTTAACCCGGTTTCCAGCCAGTGAACTAGAAACGGCTGTGACAACACAAGTCATGACACTATTAAAGTCGTCAGAGATCGTCAAGGAGGTGACCACTATCGCTCAGGTTCACGATGATGAATTAGACGAAGCCATGGTAGCAGTCGCGCTGACAAAAATGACAACCTTATGGGAGCAACTCTTTCCTGATGAGCAAGCGCGATTGATTCATCTAATGATTGAAAAAATTATTATCACCCCCAATGCCATGGATCTACGACTAAGAAAAAATGGACTCGAACAACTGGCACAAGAAATAACCCCGAAAACCTCTAAAAAGAAAGTGGTCAATGGATAA